In Carassius gibelio isolate Cgi1373 ecotype wild population from Czech Republic chromosome B17, carGib1.2-hapl.c, whole genome shotgun sequence, a single window of DNA contains:
- the cldn23l gene encoding claudin-23: MHTPVSMLMGVVFAPLGLVLVFTAAITPQWREGQARLGAAGRGGATELLLLRSDGLWESCLQVVHSEVKECWPVSGSYQRDARVRMVQGMVLSSLFLCGAGIVLASVGVRCWTDIPLRSVAAAGGLLVALAGVLSLAALGVYTHNLSKLGIEVSSTVSETQGLNVHKPPRLTLHPAGSLYFGWVGAWVQVLGGAALLFGFKSMKCSSCRKQRLKDSAEMYEVNC, from the coding sequence ATGCACACTCCAGTGTCCATGCTGATGGGGGTTGTGTTTGCTCCCTTGGGCCTTGTGCTGGTGTTCACTGCCGCGATCACGCCACAGTGGAGGGAGGGACAGGCGCGGTTGGGTGCGGCAGGGCGTGGCGGAGCTACGGAGCTCCTCCTACTTCGTTCGGACGGCCTGTGGGAGAGCTGCCTGCAGGTGGTGCACTCCGAAGTCAAAGAGTGCTGGCCCGTATCGGGGTCCTACCAGCGGGATGCTCGGGTTCGAATGGTCCAGGGGATGGTGCTCTCGTCTCTTTTCCTGTGCGGTGCTGGGATTGTCCTCGCCAGCGTGGGTGTCCGCTGCTGGACTGATATCCCACTTAGGAGTGTAGCTGCAGCTGGTGGCCTGTTGGTGGCGCTGGCAGGTGTGCTCAGTCTCGCTGCGTTAGGAGTGTACACTCATAATCTTTCAAAGCTGGGGATCGAGGTGAGTTCAACCGTATCAGAGACGCAAGGACTCAATGTACACAAGCCACCCCGACTAACATTACACCCAGCCGGGTCGCTTTATTTCGGGTGGGTGGGAGCTTGGGTACAGGTGCTGGGAGGGGCCGCGCTGCTTTTTGGGTTCAAAAGCATGAAGTGTTCATCTTGCCGTAAGCAGAGACTCAAAGACAGTGCAGAGATGTATGAGGTAAACTGTTAG
- the grhl3 gene encoding grainyhead-like protein 3 homolog, with protein sequence MTKEIEALMVQQNESFNYLRYPDNYIMDSWPSMDSGDLSKTKPRMSSDEELATLSLLYEACKNPKEQKMTSCARESSMYMDRTVNSASPELATLENAHIMKLLSESMSSGHSKQALLGTDSYTGDNLYSLLQPTQKSWPSDQPFLETTPEPLPYSTFVGQTSPVYSESYTNSPPDRYRNDFQFVLGAPQASQHKTTAIPMVYLNKGQFYPITLQGVDGTAGVPCSKVKTVIMAVFENDKSPEMQLKYWNHWHARQPTVKQRVIDIADYKEVFSGVSNVEEVAFNALSFIWNTNEEAKVHIGINSLSTDFSSQKGVKGLPLNLQIDTYDFSSGNNSLIHRAVCQIKIFCDKGAERKMRDEERKRSKRRTKNDSSNNSCKQGLVSSSVGKDSTYFKTLDDHVTQPVLFIPEMHFSTMQRCGLVPPVSQEESDRTSLKRINCYADGGDQSASPPSKQARRDEQQRVLLYVRRETEEVFDALMLNTPTLKGLREAISEKYGMQEDTIGKIFKKCKRGIFVNMDDNIIEHYSNHSAFLIEITEVMINHFQITLMEL encoded by the exons ATGACCAAGGAGATTGA GGCTCTCATGGTACAACAGAACGAGAGTTTCAACTACTTACGCTATCCAGACAACTACATTATGGACTCTTGGCCTAGCATGGACAGCGGTGACCTCAGCAAGACTAAACCCCGAATGTCTTCAGATGAAGAACTTGCAACTTTAAGCCTTCTTTATGAAGCCTGCAAG aacccTAAAGAGCAGAAGATGACATCATGTGCACGTGAAAGCAGCATGTACATGGACAG GACAGTGAATAGCGCCTCCCCTGAGCTGGCCACGCTGGAGAACGCTCACATCATGAAGCTGCTTTCTGAAAGCATGTCCTCCGGTCACTCAAAGCAAGCATTACTGGGCACTGACAGCTACACCGGGGATAACTTGTACTCCCTCCTCCAACCAACACAGAAATCATGGCCATCTGACCAACCCTTTCTGGAGACGACCCCTGAG CCTCTACCCTACAGCACATTTGTGGGACAAACAAGCCCAGTATACTCAGAGTCCTACACCAACTCTCCTCCAGACAGATACAG GAATGACTTCCAGTTTGTTCTTGGTGCACCACAAGCTTCTCAGCACAAGACAACAGCAATACCAATGGTGTACCTCAACAAGGGGCAGTTTTACCCCATCACACTGCAAGGAGTGGATGGCACTGCTGGGGTGCCATGCAGCAAAGTAAAA ACGGTGATCATGGCTGTATTTGAGAATGACAAGAGTCCTGAGATGCAGCTGAAGTACTGGAACCACTGGCACGCTCGACAGCCTACCGTTAAACAGAGAGTCATTGATATCG CTGACTACAAGGAAGTTTTCAGTGGAGTGAGTAACGTGGAAGAGGTGGCTTTCAACGCACTCTCCTTTATCTGGAACACCAATGAAGAAGCAAAG GTGCATATTGGCATCAACTCTCTGAGCACTGACTTCTCGTCGCAGAAGGGGGTCAAAGGTCTTCCTCTGAATCTTCAGATCGACACCTATGATTTCAGCTCAGGGAACAACAGCCTCATTCACAGAGCTGTTTGTCAGATTAAAATCTTCTGCGATAAG GGAGCAGAGAGGAAGATGAGAGACGAGGAGAGGAAGAGAAGCAAGAGAAGGACCAAGAATGACTCCAGCAACAATA GTTGTAAACAGGGACTAGTTTCCAGCTCTGTTGGAAAGGACTCTACCTACTTTAAAACTCTAGACGATCACGTCACACAACCTGTTTTATTCATCCCAGAGATGCACTTCAGCACCATGCAGCGATGTGGCCTG gtgcCCCCTGTTAGCCAAGAGGAAAGTGACAGGACATCACTGAAACGTATCAACTGCTACGCAGACGGTGGCGACCAGAGCGCCTCCCCGCCGAGCAAACAAGCCCGCCGAGATGAGCAACAGAGAG TTCTCCTGTATGTCAGACGAGAGACTGAGGAAGTATTCGATGCCCTCATGTTGAACACGCCGACGCTTAAGGGCCTGAGAGAAGCG ATTTCAGAAAAGTACGGTATGCAAGAAGACACCATTGGGAAAATCTTCAAGAAGTGCAAAAGAGG GATCTTTGTGAACATGGATGACAACATCATCGAGCATTACAGCAACCACTCTGCCTTCCTCATCGAGATCACTGAAGTCATGATCAACCACTTCCAGATCACACTTATGGAGTTATAA
- the nipal3 gene encoding NIPA-like protein 3: MSSDLRMNGVRMAREEDGVTADSYTENLIGTLLAIFGNLLVSISVSIQKQSHVALAGNKDPRQYYYTKTWWSGLMLMVLGEGALFVSYAFAPLSLIAPLNAVSVISSSILGFVFLREKWKAQEFLKRYILTFLGCALTAGGTYLFVTFGPNSHEKLNAENIVKHVIGWPFLLYLLLGIITFCLVLYFYKRRNANYLVLILLLVALLGSVTVITVKAVSGMIVLSILGPLQLSYPIFYVMFVCMVATIVFQASFLAQASHLYDSSLIACVNYIFCTTFAIVAGAIFYQEFNHEDVLHICMFLLGCAICFLGVFLITKNKRKAKAFEPYVTMDMAKGIPTIHNKGWAVQPDYSGSFSYGALENNDSVAPVTLPVDQKLSVSSSPVSPYQPSELKKD, translated from the exons ATGTCATCTGATTTAAGGATGAACGGCGTGAGGATGGCACGAGAGGAGGACGGTGTGACGGCAGACTCTTACACC GAAAACCTCATTGGAACATTGTTAGCTATCTTTGGAAACCTGTTGGTCAGCATCTCAGTCAGCATTCAG AAACAAAGTCATGTGGCGTTGGCAGGAAATAAAGACCCGAGGCAATACTACTACACTAAGACCTGGTGGTCTGGCCTGATGCTGATGGTTCTGGGGGAGGGCGCCTTGTTTGTGTCTTACGCATTTGCACCGCTCTCTCTTATAGCACCACTTAATGCCGTGTCTGTTATAT CAAGCTCCATCTTGGGTTTCGTGTTTTTGCGGGAAAAGTGGAAGGCTCAGGAATTCTTGA AGCGCTACATCTTAACTTTCCTGGGCTGTGCCTTGACGGCAGGCGGTACTTACCTCTTTGTGACATTTGGACCAAACTCTCATGAGAAGCTGAATGCGGAGAACATAGTAAAACATGTTATCGGCTGGCCCTTCCTCTTATACTTG cttttgggGATCATTACTTTCTGTCTGGTGCTGTATTTCTATAAACGGCGGAATGCTAACTACCTCGTCCTGATTCTGCTGCTGGTGGCACTACTTG GTTCAGTGACTGTAATCACAGTGAAGGCAGTTTCAGGAATGATTGTGCTCAGCATCTTGGGTCCTCTACAGCTGTCCTATCCCATTTTCTATGTCATGTTCGTCTGCATGGTGGCAACTATCGTCTTTCAAGCATC atttttagcACAGGCATCTCACCTGTATGATTCCTCTCTCATCGCTTGTGTGAATTACATTTTCTGCACAACATTTGCAATTGTGGCAG ggGCCATATTTTATCAGGAGTTTAACCACGAAGATGTTCTGCACATATGCATGTTTCTTTTGGG GTGTGCTATATGCTTTCTTGGAGTGTTCCTGATCACTAAAAACAAGAGGAAGGCCAAAGCTTTTGAGCCATATGTCACTATGGACATGGCAAAAG GCATCCCGACCATTCACAACAAAGGCTGGGCTGTGCAGCCCGATTATAGTGGCTCTTTTTCATATGGAGCACTGGAGAACAACGACAGTGTGGCACCTGTGACGCTTCCAGTGGACCAAAAGCTGTCTGTCTCTTCCAGTCCTGTTAGCCCATACCAACCATCAGAATTGAAAAAAGACTGA